In the Pongo abelii isolate AG06213 chromosome 2, NHGRI_mPonAbe1-v2.0_pri, whole genome shotgun sequence genome, ACCGTGCTGCTCTACGACGAGGCCACGGCCGAGTGGCAGCCCGAGCCCGGCGCTCCCGCCTCCGTGCTCGGCCTCCTCCTACAGAAGCTGCGCGACGACGGCTGCCAGGCCTACTACCTCCAAGGTGAGGGCAGCACCGAGACGCCTTACGGGATCGGGGCCCCCCGCGACTCCCTGACGCCCCCCTTGGAGGCGCTTTCCTCTCCACGCTCTCGGCCTGCCCCTCTGGGCGCCACGTCGTCCCCGGCCCGCATCCGCCCTCCTGGAGCCGGGTCCCCACTGTGTGGTTTGGCAGGCGCGGGGCTCCCTCTGCGCCCCCTTTCTCGGCACGATTCGAGTGGGTGGGACAAACTTTCCCCTGCCtggggtttccttttttttcctgttgatggGGCGACAGTAGTGCCTAGGCTCCAGTGGAGCCCCTCAGAGGTGGAAGGCGCCGCCTCCCAGAACCCTAAAAGCGGCAGGGCGTCCAAGTCCAGCCTGGAATTCGTGTTTCTGGAAGGCCAGGATCAGGAAGGGTACCTTTCATAGCACCATCCTCATCTCCAGCGCATGGAGACCATTTGGGTTGGGGTCTCCTGGATCCGGGAATTGCTCCTTCCACCGGAGAATTGCCGCCTCTAGGAGGCGCTTGGAGCAGGGTATGGGCAGGGTCCATTGCCTTGGCCCGGGTCTCTCGGGACCCCCAGGTCCCTAGCCTGCTGCCCCGGAGCTTGCAGAAGGGAGAGGCAGCGCCGGGGGGCGAGTGGCTGAGACCGGTGTTTCCAATTAACATTCCAAAATGGCCTCTTGCTGGCAGCGGGGCgggcgggaggggaggggaggcctgCGGCACCCTCGGGCGCAGGGCCCATGCCTCGCTGCAAGGGGCTCCCCATTTCTTCTGTCCCTGTATCGCCCCAGTGGCCCTCCCCCGCTGCAGGTCCAAGGCTGGGGGCGGCTTGTGTTCTAAGGGAGGGTTCTAGAAAAGTGGAGCCAGGACCCCTTTCAAAAACCTGCTCCTGCTGGGGGAAGGGGCCAGCCAGTACCTTCCCACTACCCTCCCCAGCTGTAGTTTCGGGGCTGGGCAACCACTAGACTCCCATTCAGGAAGCCCAGGACCTCTCTGCCTCTAACTGAGCCAGATGTGGCTCTGGCACCTGTGGTCTCATCTGTAAGAGGAGTTTGCCAACCCAGAGGTGCTGGCTAAGATGGGGTTGTCTGCTTTTCTTTACCACTTTAGCTGTTATTGAACACCCATGGGTGCTAGGTGTGTGTGGGAGCTGCAGAAGAGGAATTAGCTGGGGCCTGTCCTCAAGTGCCCTAAAGCTGGTGGCATGGCTGGGGGCCCTGAAGTGTTATGGGTACCAGTTTGGAGTCCAGGCACGTCACTTCACCTTctgggggcctcagtttccttatctgtgaagtgGTCATGGTTTAGATGGAGAGAACACGAGAGAGGGCACACGTGTAACATGCTTGGCATGGCCCATGCTGATCGTCGGTGTTGCGGTGTTTGGCGTGCAGAGTCCTGGCCATCTCTGGTCTTGTGTAGCCCATCTGGGCTCTCACCAGCCTCTCACCCAGGCCCTGTCTCACCCCGGACACAGGTGGTTTCAACAAGTTTCAGACAGAGTACTCTGAGCACTGCGAGACCAACGTGGACAGCTCTTCCTCGCCGAGCAGCTCGCCACCCACCTCAGTGCTGGGCCTGGGGGGCCTGCGCATCAGCTCTGACTGCTCCGATGGCGAGTCGGACCGAGAGCTGCCCAGCAGTGCCACCGAGTCGGACGGCAGCCCTGTGCCATCCAGCCAACCAGCCTTCCCTGTCCAGATCCTGCCCTACCTCTACCTCGGCTGCGCCAAGGACTCCACCAACCTGGACGTGCTCGGCAAGTACGGCATCAAGTATATCCTCAATGTCACACCCAACCTTCCCAACGCCTTCGAGCACGGCGGCGAGTTCACCTACAAGCAGATCCCCATCTCTGACCACTGGAGCCAGAACCTCTCCCAGTTCTTCCCTGAGGCCATCAGCTTCATTGGTAGGTGCTGTGTGCTGGGCAGGGGGGTGTGGGCGCATCAAGGTGTATGTAGGACTCTGGGTGGCACCCCCGCCTGACTGGGTACCTCTGGGCCTGTTGAGACCTGTGTGTGCCCTGCGTGTGCCAGCGTGTGCCCGTGGGTGTACCCATGCCTACTGTGAGTCACCAAGTCCCTTGGGCCCCTCTACCTGTTGGGGCCTGAGCAGTCTCCTGAGTCCTGAGCTCCCCCTAGCTGGCAGCACCTGATGGGCTCTCTGCTGTCCAGCTTGTGTTTTCCTGGCTTAGATGTTGTTTCGGGCTTAGCAAGCTGAAACATCACAGCGCACAGACCTCCCACGGGTCTCACTTGCTCCGCATCATGCCTCAGCACACGTGTCTCTCCAGGATGGGGTTGTCATAGTGCCTCTTTGGGCTTTAATGTGGACCTAAGAGGGCTGAAAGGTAGCCCTGGAGCCAGAGGCACACCCCAAACAGGCAGCTATTGAAATATGGTGACTGCTAGCTCAGTCAGGCTCCAGATGCTCTCTGCAGCCTGTAGGGCTTGCTTGGAGTGTAGGGAGGAGTGTAAGAGAAGGTGGGGGAGTGGAGAAAGGCCTTCCCCAGAGCAGTGTGTCCTGCTGTCTGGCTTAGTGCCCTCTGAATCCCTATATCCCCAGCTTCAGCAGACTCGGGTCCCTGCTGCTTTCCCCTTGGCCAGCTGGAGGCTGAGACCACAGGTCATCTCCCCTGGCCCAGGGTGCAAGGAAGGGGCACGGGGGCTCAGGATGAATGTAAACTCTCTATCTCTGAGCTTGGTGACCCAGTGTTTCTGCCCAGCCTCCAGTGGCAAGGTGTGGGGGTGGCCTGGGCTGCCTTTTCCCGATGGAGGCTGTGTCCAGTGGAGGGCGTTTTGGTGCGGCTGGGCTGGGCTAGCTTTAACAACAGGAAGTGGGAGGCTTCCCCGCCTCATCCGCTTACTGGGAACCAAAAGTAGGTGCCtggctgggaggaaggaaggaagctgaggcctgggggaggggctgcAACTGGGGCTGCCTGGAGCTTCtcacccctgccccccaccccctgggtCAAGAGGGCTAGGGGTGCTGCCTCAGCATTTGAACTCCCCCAACGAAGGAGGGgaatagagagagagaagcaggcttTGCCAGGCTGGGCCTGGCTAGTGGATACCTTTATCCTTCCTGAAAGCTCCTCCCCATCTGGGTAGGGGGACCTTTTCCCTCATTTGACAAGTGAAGGAATTGAGGGCCAGGCATCCCTTAGGAGTCAGTGGGACAGGATCAGTCACCAGCTACACACTGAAAAGGCCAAAAATAAAGCCAGCAGAAACAGACTCTCTTTGGATCACCTGGAGGTGGGTTTAGAGGCCAGGCGTTCCTCACATCCTGGTGTCACCACTGGAGGCTGGTCCCAGCAcccccttctcccacccccaaTCTCTAGGTCAGACCACACAGCTCCCCATGAAGCCGCAATGTCTGTCTCCTTGCCAGATTATCCCGCCCCCGTGCCTTAGCCATGGGGCTCCCTGTCAGTCCCTGAGTCTGGAGGAAGCACCTACTGTATTCTTAGTGGTTGGTTGGGTGGGGATGGGAGAGGAAGCTCTGTCAGGACAAAGGCAACGAAGAACAGTGGGTGAACCCATGTGTCATCTTGTAGGAAGGCATTGATTGAGTGCTAGCTGTGTGCCTGGCTCCTGGAGGGTTCAGAGTCAGGGTGGTGGGGACATCAAGGACCCCATGGCTGCCTCTTGTGAATCTATGTCCCTGGCACAGCTGTGGCACACAGAGAGGCAGCTGCCCCAGGGTCCAGGAGAGATTACAGGACTGAGTGTTCAGTAGCTCAGCcagtatttattgagcttctatGTGTCAGACAGAGGAGTCTGAGAGTGGCACTGGGGGAAGCTGAGAGGGTTGGAGGGGAAAGGGGACAGGAAGGTTGGCCCCATCAAGTCAGCTGTGATAGGAGATATCACTGACACATGGGCCTGCTGAGGAAGGTCTAGCAagtggcaggggtggggcccaTTTAAGCACACCTCACTTATGAAGCCCCATCACAGGTGATAGTGTGGCCACCATCCCAGTCCCTGTGTCTTAGGAGCTGGAGTTAAGGTCTTGGGGACTAGCTGGGCAGAGGGCAGAGCGAAGTGCAGGGCCAGGCCACCTACTTCCTTCCAGAGGAGCCTCCCTCAGGCCACTTTCCTGGGAGACTCTCAGGGACAACCCATGGGAGCGGCTCCAAGAGAACCAGCCCAGCCCCCAGTCCCAGGTCATGGCCTGGCAGCAGCAGGTGCTGAGCTAGGAGGAGCTTCTATGTGGCCTTGGGCTTGccactttgtctctgtgtctgtttcctcGTTGATAAAATGGGCTTACTGGCCATGGTGCAGATGACCCAAGAGGATGCAGGTGACACCCATGACAGCAGTCATAATGCACATGGTAGTGGTAAGACTAGCCATGATCACAGACATTACAGTAGTTCATGTTTGTTGACCCCTCACTTGGCTCAGGTCCTTATGAGACCACTGTGCATAAATAGgcgcattttatagatgaggaaactgagacacggGTGTCCAGTGCCTTGGGACTAAAGTGTGCAGAGCCCTCTCCACAGCAGTGCTGTTGACCTCTATTCCAAGTTGCTGCCCTACCCACACTGGGCTTGGCCAGGTCCCTCAGGGGTCGGGCAAGACCAGCCAGCGACCATGCTGCCCTCTGTGCCCCAGCCCCACCTGCCCACCCATGTGGGAAGGCTCCTTGAAGGAGGCACCTCCCTGACCCATGCCAATGTGTTTCAGACGAAGCCCGCTCCAAGAAGTGTGGTGTCCTGGTGCACTGCCTGGCAGGCATCAGCCGCTCAGTGACGGTCACTGTGGCCTATCTGATGCAGAAGATGAACCTGTCACTCAACGACGCCTACGACTTTGTCAAGAGGAAAAAGTCCAACATCTCGCCCAACTTCAACTTCATGGGGCAGCTGCTGGACTTTGAGCGGACGCTGGGGCTAAGCAGCCCGTGCGACAACCACGCATCGAGTGAGCAGCTCTACTTTTCCACACCCACCAACCACAACCTGTTCCCACTCAATACGCTGGAGTCCACGTGAGGCCTGGTGCACGGGGGGCATGGCACCAGGCCCCTGCTCGGCTCTTCACAGGGCTAGGTGGGAGAGCCCAAGCCTGCCGCCTCTGGCCTGAGGAACCCCCAGATGTCGCCTGTGCCCAGGGGCCCAGGCTCATCGGTGTCGGAGCGCCCCTCACCATCCTTGGGGGCGGGACCCGCAGGCAAGGTCTCCCACTGCAGGGCTTGCTGGAGAGGCCTCGGCTCTCGGACACGTGGCTTTGGGCGTCCACCAGGGCCTCATCCTGTCCAGGACGCTCCTTTCCGCTGATGGCCCAGCCAGTTtggctattttttaaagacacatcCATGGACCTgagtttactttttacttttggcAGGTAAATCCAAGCTCCCTGGAGCACAAAGAGTGTTTGAGctcttcttgatttttcttttttttttttttataacaaaaAGTGTTATTTTCAGGCTACATGCAACAGTGGATTGTATAACCCAGTATTTCATCCCTTTCCTGATCCTGCAAGAGAGAGAAATGTTAtcggttttgtttttcattcagttTCAAAAAGCAAGTAtcgtgtttgtttttgtttttgtttttgttttttaatggaaaagacaGACCCCATGTTGACCTTGACCAAATGCGTTTTGCACATGTGTGAAGCCTCCGTTTCCTCGGCGGGCCCTTCTTGAAGGGGTGGCTTACTGCTCTTCAGGTATTGGGACCCCCAGTCGTGCCGCCTCCCACCCTTGGCCCAGTCTGACTGAGCCCTGCATTCGCCTGTGATGACTGCTGCAAGTTGTGATTGGTGGGCTGGATGGTGGGCTTTTCATTTTCTGCCCTCTCATCCATCCCTCTGGTGGTCCCTGCAGACCTCCCTGAGGCAGAAGGTGGGGAACCTGGGGCCCTGCCACCGTCCCTCAGGAGGTGGGCCGCAGGGGGCTGCCAGGCAGTAGCATTAGCCCTCTGGGCTCAGCCCCTAGGAGGGCCTGGGCTCTGAGCCCTTTTATATACTTAGCCACTActtctgtctgtctgtttgtctctctctcttctctctcttctctctctctctctctctctctctctctctctctccccctctccccctctctccccctgtctccttctctctccctctctctccctctccccctctcccccctccccctctccccctctcccccctctcaTTGTAACTGGGAGTGGAGGCCCAGTGGCTGGGGAGAGCTTAGATGGTGGGGCCCAGCCCTACCTCCAGGTTCTTCCCTCTCCCTAGCTGTCGCTTTGGTCTGGCCACTCCCAGCCCCCTTACCCCTTGGAAGCTTGCCCTGCCCTCGTCTTGCCCATGCCTTCTACTGCCAGGAGACTTGCACCCACTTCAAccctagggcaggggcaagtGTGGCAAGGATGGACCAGCAGAAGAGGGGTGAGGCTCTGTTCACTTCCCCCTGCCTCCACAGAACAAAGCCACGGATTCCGTTatcttcttccagttttgttccttctccagcctcagttcCACCAGGTGTCAGGACTGCATGGGGGCCTGGGGCAGGCAGAGGGGTCAGGCCAGGGTCCCTGACGGAGCAGCACTCAGCATGTGAGTGACGCCACAGAAAAACTCTGCCCCACTGCTTCTTACCTCACAGGGGTGGCTTTCAGGGATTCTTTAGGGCAGCAGATTAAAATCTTGCCACAGTCGAGAAATTGACAACAAGCTTCCATGCTGTACAtggttctctttttctctcttttatttttaaaaagaaaacccagaaagaTGTACCAGATTTGTGTAAATGAGGGTATGCCAGAAGGTGGCCAGTTTTGCTTTATGATCTTATGAAGGAAGATTTGTGaccctacatatatatatatatatatacacacacacacatacatatatatatcccgAACCAACAACGGGACTTTGTTTATAttgcaaataaatattattttttctttaaaatgagtcGTGTCCGATAAGGGCTTGGGGcctgggaaggaggggaaggagtaCTGTTGACAGGCATCCTAGTGCCTGCTCTGTGAGGCACTGGCCTGGTTCTGCTTGGGGTCTGCTGGCCACTTGCTTAGACTAATCAAGGTGCTCCGCAGATGGGAGGGAGCAGCCAAAGTTTCTGGATGCAGCTGGGGCAGGTGGCATTTCCCCAGCCCTTAGGCACTGGCAGGCAGAGGCATCAGGGCTTTCTCTGTGGGCTTCTGCTGAAATCAAGGCTTGGAGAGGTTGTGTATACCAAGTTCACACAACTGAGCCCTGACTCGCCCTTCATTGTCCGAGGCTGTCTGCTTAGGCATTGCTCAGATTGCAGCCCCCAGGACCCTAAccctttctcttgctgctgtgtGGGTGAGAGGGGAATGTGCATTTAACCCTGCCCCTGCAGGTCCTGGGATGTCAGTGGGCAGTGACAGTTCAGCCCTTCTTTGCTTCTTAAGGGCTGGGTGGCCTTGGACAGGTCCCTTAGGCCGATTGCACCTGGTTCCTGAGTGCTTTTCAGCTTTGTGGCATGACGAGCACATTATTGGCCTGGGTTCACAGGGAGGAATCAGCCGTGCTCAGGCGTGTACAAGGAAGGTTGGGCATGGGCCTCCGTCCAGGCTCCCCTGGCGGTGGGGGTCTAAGCGAGGCCCTGGGCTAGAGCAGGGAGGAGGTCTGGGGAAGTGAGGCCCCCAGTGGGCCACAAGCCCTGAGTTACAGATCACGAAATGGAGGCTCCAGAGTGGCTTAGGTCTCCCTTGCCTCTGGCTGGATAAGGTGAGCCCCAGTCAAGGACTTAAGAGGCCTGGAAGCtgactcagtttctccatttctgACATTCCCCAGCTCTATCCCTTCAGCAAACTGTGTGACCAGCACTGAGCTGGACCCAGGTGGAAGGTAGGTGGGTAGAGCCAAAAGGGTGAGGGCGGCTCAGCCTGGGACTTGCCCTGTTGGGGTGTGCCCAggctctccttctcttctttcccacATCTCTGCTCTTCAGTTATACTGCACCAGAACAGTCACAACCATCATGCGCAGCCTGTGGCAAGGGGTAGAGGACAGGTTCTGCCCACTGTGGGGCCTGGGTGCAAATCTCAGCTGTGTGACTGCAGTCCCTCAGCTCTACCCCCCAACACTCCCATCTGGAGCGTGGAAGAATCCTGCCGCTCAGCCGGCAGGCCTGTGTGGGTGGGAGGGGGCTTCTCGCTGCATCCCCGACAAGGGGGCGGTGCTGCTGTTGCTCCTGGGCTCCCTCAGGGCCCTGTTCCTTCTGTGCCAGGGGCAGGCAAAGGGGGTGGGGGCCTGAGCAGGCAGAGACTGGGCCTTTGTTCCCTCCTGCTGCCCTCGCCCAGGCCTGGGGAAGCCCGCGGGtgctgggctgggggctgggcccTCGACAAACCGAGTAAGTGCCTGGCAGTGCCAGCGTGCCCAAGCACAggacggggtgggggtgggagtggcagCCGCCTCCTGAGCCGGCTCTTCAGACGGAGGACTGGGAGTGCCTGAAGAGGGCCAGCCCCGCCACTTACCCCTGTGCACTCTGGGGCCAGCGGTCTCTCTGACCATCTGTGTCCTCCTTACCTGTAGAAATTCCTACCTCAGCACTGGGCCTGGCTAAGTTTCCCTACTGGGGGACAGAGGGCCAAGTCATGGCTGAGTGGCTGGGGCCCTGGGTccttgctctgtgaccttgggccgGGCCACGCTTACTGGACTGTGGTCCCCCACCTCCGGGTTTTGGGCTCCCATCTCATGGCCCCGTGTCCTGAGCTCCTCCTATCCCACCCCGTTTCTGCCATGCTCTCCCCTGCGGGCCCtgcttgcttcaggccatctgtgGCTGAGACCCTCAGTGCAGCCGTCCTGAGCTCTTGGACACTTGGCTCTCTAGGGGTGCGCCTGCTTTATCTCTGTCCCCAGTCCTGTTGCTCTCTTGAGCCTCTTTGCCTCCTTGGtccctgtttctgcctccgtttcagccCAGGCCCCGGGGACTTGGTCCGCTCCTTAGCCGCTTAGTGTTCCCATGGGAGGAGTATCCAAGACACTTACTCACTTGCACATTCATCCAGCAGCCATTTCCTGTGCCGGCTGGACAGTCCCAGGGAGGGAACATGCCCGAGGGAAGCTCGGTGATGTCACACTGGGTGGCAGGATAATGGGGCCCTCAACTTGTCCTCTGATAAATGAATCAAGTGCAACATGAGGACTGACTAAAGCTGGATACGAGAAAGCACTTGGAGCACTGTGGAGTGGTGACCTTGAAGGGGTTCCGACAAGACCGCAGGAGAGATGAACGTTTCCCTAGGGTGGTCCCGCTCTGAGCCTGGGGGCAGAGGGAGCCCTCAGGAGAGGGCCCTGCTCTGCCTGCCACCCCCACAGGGCCCCTCCCCAGAGGAAAGTCATTCCTCATGAATGGACCAGGGTGGGGGTAGGTGGCAAGCCTGCACTGGAGCCTGTCCCTCCCTGCTACTGCCCATGTACTGCGCACCTGGGCCAACACCGTGATTGCACTGTACCTCCCTCTGTGTCAGAATGGATGTGTCTGGGACACCAACACCTACCCCCAGATCCTTGGCAGAAGCCAGAGGGCCTGATATGGGAGCCAGCTTTTTCTGTAGGGAGCACAGTAGCATGTTAACCTCTGGGTGCCCTGATGGAGGGTGTTCAGGTCCTGATCCTTGACATCTTTTCCCCTGCTCTTTTTGGGCCCCACCAGGACACAGTGCTCTCACCTGACTCCTGAGACCCAGCTGACCTGAGAGCCCTGGGAAGGCTCAGAATCACTCTGCTTCCCAGCCCTGTGCTGATGGGGGAGGTGATAAGGGCTTAGGGCCTGGGAAGGAGGGGAAGTCCGATAAGGGTGTCAGAGGGCTGCCATAGAGTGAGGCAAGGTAGAAGCTGGGCCCCCCACCCTGCTGCCCTGAGGCTTTTCACTAGGCCCTGGCTCTGTGAGggaccagacacacacacacacacacacacacacacacacatatgcacatagcTTCGCCATCCTCTGACTAGACAAGCCCATGCAGGTCTCATAGCAATGGAGGAGCCGCCTGCCTGTGACTGTAGCCTCCTCTCATCAGGGTGCGTCCTGGGTGAAGTCATCCCTTTCCAGGCATGGTCATTAAAGACTATCATTAGCAACTCTTAGAGGCCTTGGCCCCATTGTCTCTGGCTGGGTCAGATGAGCCCCCACAGGTGACTGTGACACAGACTCCAGCCCTTGCTAGAACCCCTCTTTGCCCAGGCAGCCAGCCCCCTTCCCAGAGCTGTCCTATTGCGCACCTCCAGGAGCCATTGTCTGCCGTGTAGCTTCCGTGCATGTGTGGGGTCTCCACACACCTCCCTTGTGCCTTCAACTCCTCCTCTGGCCTCAGGGCTGCAGGCAGAGGAGAAGCTGCAGTGCCTTTCCACAGGGTGTCATGGGCCAGGGAGGAGCCTCTTTAGGGGACAGGGGAGCCCCTAGAGGGCATCAGGCACAGGGCTGATGGGGTCTGGCTGTCACAGTGAAGATCTAGTTGGTGACAGCGGCCTGAAAGCCAAGCACGCAGGCCAGGGCACAGGGAGGAGGCCAGGACAGTCGTTGTGGGTGGGTCAGGAGGGCTAGAGAGGGTGTGGGAAGGGCACATCTGCAGACCAGCAGGACTTGGGCCCCATGGGAATCGAGACCCATGGTGTGAACAGAGGGTCCCAGCTTGTCTGACGCCACGTCCACAGCCTGAAAGCCAGCCGCTGTGCCACACAGAAGGATTAAGCTTAGCCGGGGCATGCGTGGGCCCACGGGACCCTGAGCCCCCACTCACCTCCCTTGAGGGAAGCTTGCCTCCCCCTCATTGTGCCACCACATGCTAGGCACCCAGGGAGAGCCAGGGGGCCCCAAGATCCTCATGCATCCTGGAAGTTCCCCAGGACAGCAAAGCCCTGACGGCCCATCTCAGAGCCTCCGTTTCCTCGTCTGTACAGCGGGGATAAGATTGCCAATTCAGGAGGAGACAGCAGGATGAAGGGCCTGTTGCTCAGCTAGACCTCCGGAACAGGAGCCCAGGTGAGTTCCTTTAGCTGTGGCCTCCCCACCCCTGCTGAGGGGCACCTCTCCGGCCCAACCATTGCCAaattgctgtgtgatcttggacaagccTCCTCCCCCATTCAGTTCTCCAATTCCCTGTTTCCACTGACGAGAGACAGAATAATGACCCTGAGGGACCTGGCCCTCAGATTCAGCACCACACCCCTTTGAGCCTGCCTCTGGTCC is a window encoding:
- the DUSP7 gene encoding dual specificity protein phosphatase 7; the protein is MKNQLRGPPARAHMSTSGAAAAGGTRAGSEPGAGSGSGVGTGAGAATGAGAMPCKSAEWLQEELEARGGASLLLLDCRPHELFESSHIETAINLAIPGLMLRRLRKGNLPIRSIIPNHADKERFATRCKAATVLLYDEATAEWQPEPGAPASVLGLLLQKLRDDGCQAYYLQGGFNKFQTEYSEHCETNVDSSSSPSSSPPTSVLGLGGLRISSDCSDGESDRELPSSATESDGSPVPSSQPAFPVQILPYLYLGCAKDSTNLDVLGKYGIKYILNVTPNLPNAFEHGGEFTYKQIPISDHWSQNLSQFFPEAISFIDEARSKKCGVLVHCLAGISRSVTVTVAYLMQKMNLSLNDAYDFVKRKKSNISPNFNFMGQLLDFERTLGLSSPCDNHASSEQLYFSTPTNHNLFPLNTLEST